The Chengkuizengella sediminis genome segment ATTACAAAAAGACTCTTAAACAACATATTTCTTACTATCAATGATCGCAGCAGCTATTTGGCGTTTGATTGGAAGTAGGTTTCTGGGATTAAAGCGGACCAGTTTTTTTAAAATCGCTAGTGTCATTTTTAATTCATCCCCATCTTCCATCATAACAAATGCTTCCTTCGCCATATGCTCGACCTTGGCGAAACTTTCTTGGGTAAATGCTGCTGTAATATTCCACTTTTGCTTGGCTCTAACGATACCTTCTTTGCCAATCGCTTTTTTAGTCCTTAAAATAACCGATTCCATAGCATAAATTTGGATAGCTAAATTTGAAATGATTTCTAAAATTTCTTGTTGTTCTTCCAACTGCTGTTTAAATTGTTGAATCGCTTTTCCTAGTACCATTAAAAAGATTTTTTTAGTGGAGTTTAACATTGCTTTTTCTTGCAATAGTGGTACCCCTTCATCCCACTTAGAAGGAATATAGGTTACAAGCTCCTGTTCTAGTTTTTTTGCCGCATCTATAAGTGGAAGTTCTCCTTTCAAAGCCTTTCGGAGTAACTGGTTTGGAATCAACAGGCGATTAATCTCATTTGTGCCTTCAAAAATGCGATTAATTCTAGAATCTCGATAAATCCGTTCGATTTTATATTCTTGTATAAATCCGTAACCCCCATGAACTTGTAAACCTTCATCAGCAACAAAATCTAAACACTCTGTTGCAAACACTTTATTCATTGAACATTCGATCGCATATTCAGCAATCCCTTTTATCACTTCATTTTCATGATCCTCTGCATTTAATTCTAGCGTTTTTCTCGTTGCATCCATTAACCCACCAGTGCGAAATACCATGCTTTCAGCTGCATAAGTATAAATCGTCATGTCTGCAATTTTTTTCTGAATTAAGGGGAATTCAGTGAGTGTTTTTTTAAACTGTTTTCGCTTGCTGCCATATTGTACTGCAAGTTCAATGGTCCATTTACTTGAACCTACACAGCCTGCAGCCAGTGAATAACGTCCTAGATTTAAGATGTTAAATGCGATCACATGACCTTTTCCAACTTCACCTAATACATTTTCAGTAGGAACATGAACATCTTCCAAAAAAAGCTGTCGAGTGGAAGAACCTTTGATACCCATTTTTTTCTCCTCTGCACCTGTGGAGACACCCTTAAACTTTTTTTCTACAATAAATGTGGAAAAGCTTTCACCATCCACTTTCGCATATACGATGAACACATCTGCAAAAGCTGCATTCGTAATAAATTGTTTGGTTCCATTTAAAATGTAGTGTGTAGCATCCTCACTTAACACCGCTGTGGTTTTTGCATTCAACGCATCGGAACCAGAAGAAGGTTCAGTTAAACAATAAGCAAAAATTTGATCACCACTCACTGAATGAGGTAAATATTTTTGTTTTTGCTCTTTTGTTCCGAACAGAACGATGGGCAAAGTTCCAATCCCAATGTGAGCCGCGATGGTTAGTGAATAAGAGCTGCTGCGTACCATTTTTTCAGAAATTAAAGTGGAACTAATTCGATCTAAATTAGTCCCACCATACTCTTCCGGCACCGAAGCACCTAACAAACCTAACTCTCCTGCTTTTTTAACCAGCTTTACTAACAAAGTGAAGTCCTGTGCTTCCAATACATCATCATAAGGATCAATTTCTTGGTCAATAAAGCTTTCAGATAAGTTTGCAATCATAAGATGTTCTTCAGTACAATCCTCTGGTGTAAACACTGCAGAAGCATCCACCTCACTTAGTAAAAAGCTGCCACCTTTCACGCGGTTATTGGCTTTCATTGTATTCCGTCGTCAAAACTAAAGCTGTCCTAAGCCAAATATAAATGGAAAGTTACTGTTTCCACATCAATATAAAGATTAACATTTTAAAGAATGAAGTTCGTATGTCATGTTTTCATGAAGTTTTACAATATGTTTTGACAAACGTTCCTCCCTTCTTCAAATGATTTTATATGTGAAACAAGTATGAATGAAACTCACTACTAGATTTGTTATGCATTAAACAAATTCAAATACTCCAGCAGCTCCCATACCTCCACCTATGCACATGCTTACCACTCCAAATTTGCTCTTTCTCCTTCTTGCTTCATGTAATAAAGTGGTTGTTAATTTTGTTCCTGTACAACCAAGTGGATGACCTAAAGCAATACCACCTCCATTGACATTCACTTTATCTATATCTATACCTACTTGTTCAATTACTGCTACACATTGTGCAGCAAATGCTTCATTTATTTCAAAAAGATCGATATCCTGCAACGTTAAACCTGCTTGTTTTATCGCTTTGGGTATCGCTTCTACTGGGCCGATACCCATAATCTCAGGTGCTACTCCTGATACTGCAAAGGATCGAAAGATAGCCAGCGGTTTTAAACCCAATTGTTCTGCTTTTTCACGAGACATGACAACGACGGCAGATGCCGCATCATTCATTTGAGAGGAGTTCCCTGCGGTTACTGTCCCTTTTGTAAAAAAAGCAGGTTTTAATCTAGAGAGTACTTCAATAGAAGTATCAGGACGCACTCCTTCGTCTGTTTCTAATAAAAATGAAGTCTCTTCTTGTTTCCCACTTTCACTTATAAACGATTGTTTCACAGAGACAGGGACAATCTCTTCTTTAAATTTTCCCTCATTGATCGCTGAGGCGGCTTTTTGGTGACTTCTTACTGCAAAAGCATCTTGTTTTTCGCGGTTGATATCATATTTTTTCGCAACATTTTCTGCAGTAACGCCCATTTGAATATATACCTCAGGACGTGAATCTACTAAATAAGGATTCGGTTGTGGTTTAAACCCCGACATAGGAACATGACTCATGCTCTCCACCCCACCAGCTACCATCACTTCTGCAGAACCACATTGTATTCGTTCCGCTGCAAAAGCAATGGATTGTAAACCTGAGGCACAAAATCGATTCACGGTTAACGCAGGTACATGGTCCGGTAAACCTGCACGCAAGGATATAATCCGTCCCATATTCAAACCCTGCTCACCTTCTGGCATCGCGCATCCGATAATAACATCTTCTATTTTCTGTTTTGTTAAACCTGTGGTTCGATTAATCACTTCTTCAACAACTAAAGCCCCTAAATCCTCTGCACGGGTTTGAGCAAGTGAACCTTTATGAGCTTTGCCCATCGGAGTTCTAACTGCTGAAACAATAACTGCTTCCTTCATCCTATCTCCTCCTCAAAAAGAGTCACTTGAAACTTAATTACGTAACGGTTTTCTTGTTAGTAACATGTGCTGTATACGTTCTTGTGATTTCGGTTCACCACATAAACTTAAAAAGGCCTCAAGTTCTAATTCCAGTAAATACTTTTCGGAAACGAGACTATTCGCCGCTACCTTACCACCAGATAATATATTAGCAAGCTGTGTGCCAATTAGCTCATCATGCTCACTGATAAATCCACTCATTTTCATTTGATATAATCCCATTTTCAATGCAGCGAGTCCTGGTTCACCCACCACTCTTACTTTCTTCTGTATTGGCGGCTCATAACCAGCAATGGACATCCCGAGCGCCGCTTGTTTTGCATCATAAATTAAATGATCTGGATTCATCGTAATTCGATCTGATGCTTTTAATAAACCAAGATCCTTAGCATCCGATGCACTCGTAGAAACTTTTGCCATACCAATCGTTTCAAATACACGGTTCACAAATGGCTGTAAGTCAATCGTTTTGTCAATATCAACAGGGGAGGTAGATCGAACTAACATTTCTTTGGTACCCCCACCTGCTGGGATCAAACCAACCCCCATCTCAACGAGGCCCATATAAGTTTCAGCAGATGCTTGCACATGAGCAGATGGTAAACAAACTTCTACACCACCACCTAACGTCATACCAAACGGAGCAGTGACAATTGGTTTTTCAAAGTACTTTAATCCCATCGCCATTTGATGAAAACCTTGAATCATCTGTTCAATCTCAAACCAATCTTCGTCTTGTGCCGCCATCAGCAGCATCATTAAATTGGCACCTACACAAAAGTTCTTCCCTTTTTGATGTCCAATGACCAAACCTCGATAATTTTTACGAACCTCCTCTAAAGAGATGGGAACCATTTGTAAAACATCAGGTCCGATCGTATTGTTCATAGAATGGAATTGTAGACAGGCGATATCGTCTCCAATATCAAATAAGCTAGCCCCTGTATTACTCTTGATCACTCCGTTTTTTTCTTTGATTTGATCTAAAGTAATAATCTCCTTTGGAACTTCCTTTTCTTTTAAACCACCATCGATTTGAATATAAAAGGTTTTGTCACCTTGTTTTTCATAAAAAGAGGTTTTTCCTGAGGCAAGCATGGATTCAATCCACGCAGGGATTTTCTCACCTTCTTCTTTCATTCTTGAAACGGTATCTACAACGCCTACTGCATCCCAGGCTTCAAATGGTCCAAGGTCCCAATTAAATCCCCATTTCATGGCTTCATCCACAGCTTGAATATCATCCGATATTTCAAAGACTTTGTTTGCAGCATATAACCAGCCATTCTTCATTAGTTCCCAAGTGAACTTTCCGCCTTTATCATCTGATTCAATCAGGGCTTTTAATTTGTTTTTTAGTCCTTTTGCATTTTTTGCTGCCTCTACGGATTTCAAGTTGCTTTTACTTCTAGGAATGTACGTTTTATTTGCAACATCAAGTTCTAAAATCACTTTTCCTTTATCCGTACGTTTTTTCTGATAAAAACCAGATCCTGCTTTATCCCCTATGTATCCTTGTTCGACCATGTATTCCATCAGTTCAGGGACTTTGAATATTTCCTTCTCTTCAAGATCTGATACATTTTCATACATATTATTTGAAACTAAAACAAACGTATCAATACCTACTAAATCCAATGTACGAAATGTAGCACTTTTGGGTCTTCCTATTAAAGGACCTGTCAGTTCATCTACTTCTGATATTGTCAAACCTAGTTTTCCCATCTGTTTAAGAGAGCTTAAAAGACCGTAGGTACCGATCCGATTTGCAATAAAGTTAGGTGTGTCTTTGGCAATAACTACTCCTTTTCCTAATTTCTTCTCACAAAAACTTTTCATAAAAGAAACGATGCTTGGATCTGTATGTTTAGTAGGGATAAACTCAAGCAGTTTCATATATCTAGGTGGATTAAAAAAATGAGTGCCTAAAAAGTGTTTTTTAAACTGCTCTGAGTTATTTTCACATATAGCGTGAACGGAGATACCAGAAGTATTAGAGCTCACAATGGTACCTGGGTTCCAAAATTGTTCTATTTTTTTGAAAAATCCTTGTTTAATTTCAAGGTTTTCAATAATGACTTCGATCACCCAATCCACATCTGCAATACGGTGTAAATCGTCATCAAAATTGCCTACCTCTATACGATTTAAAACCTCTTTTGTGAATAGGGGACTTGGTTTGTTTTTCAACAGATTTTTTTTAGAGGCTTCAACGATGTCATTCATCTTGTTCGGATCTGTTTCTCCCTTTGGAGCCATGTCTAACAGTAAGGTTTGAATACCTACATTCGCTAAATGTGCAGCGATTGTCGCTCCCATCACACCTGAGCCCAAAACTGCTGCTTTACGAATTGTTCTCTCCATAATCACCACTCCTTAAGCTAATTTTTCCTCTTCCTCTTCTTTTAATTTTCTGCGTAATATTTTACCTACGATGGACTTAGGCAGTTCATCTCGGAACTCGTAAATTCTAGGTACTTTATAGGCAGCAAGCTTGGAGCGACAGTATTGGTCTAATGCTTCCTCTGAAATCGTGAACCCTTCTTTTTTTACGATATAAGCTTTGACGGTTTCACCTCGATATTCATCAGGAATACCTAAAACAATCACTTCCTTCACAACAGGATGCTCATATAAAACTTCCTCCACATCTCTTGGATATATATTGTACCCTCCAGCAATGATGAGGTCCTTTTTCCGATCTACAACGTAGAAATAACCATTGTCGTCCATATAACCCATGTCCCCTGTGTATAACCACCCATCTTTTAAGGTCGCCTCGGTCTCTTCTGGTTTGTTCCAATACCCTTTCATGATCTGCGGGCCTTTGCCAATGATTTCTCCTAATTCACCTGCTTTTACTTCTTCACCTTCAGGATTGACCACTTTGCATTCTGTATCGGGCCATGGGATACCAATACTTCCATTCACACTTTTCCCCCATACTGGATTCCCACAAATGACAGGCGAGGATTCAGATAAGCCGTAGCCTTCCACTAATTTCCCACCAGTTAGTTCCTCAAACTTAGCTTGTGTGGTTAGAGGTAATGGAGCCGATCCACTAATACAAAACTTGATAGAAGATAGATCTGTTTCGGTTACTTTCGGATGATTTATAATTCCTTGATACAAGGTTGGAGCGCCTGGGAAAAATGTTGGTCTTTGTGTTTTGATCGTCTTCATCATGACATCAATATCAAATTTAGGAATTAAAACCAGTTTAGCTGCATGTGCTGCTGCAAAAAGCATACAAATCGTCATCCCATACACATGGAATAACGGTACTACAGCTAATACAGTTTCTTCTCCTCTTTCAGTATGATAAGCCCAAGCCTGACATTGTGTTACATTGGCCACTAAATTTTTATGCGTTAACATGACGCCTTTTGGTGTTCCTGTTGTACCTCCAGTATATTGAAGAACAGCTATATCCTCGGGAACACAAGGATCTTCCACAGGTGTATCTTTGGCGTTCTCCATAAATTGGTGTAAAGTTTGAATCGGTTCTTTGCTATAGTCGATATCTACAGTGGGTCCTTTTTTGATTTTTTGAACTAGAGGATATAACATTTTTTTGAGTGGTGGAAGCCCATCGGGTATACTTGTGGTGAAAATATGTTCCAAACCTACCTTTTCTTTGACAGCTTTTACTCGCGGATAGACCAAATCTAAACAAAAAATGATCTTAGCCCCCGAATCTGAAAAGTGATGTTCTAACTCTCGTTCCACATACAATGGATTCGTTTGTACAACGATACCTCCTGCAAATAAAATGCCGAAATAACAATATACAAACTGAGGCGTATTCGGTAACATTATCGCTACGCGATCCCCCTTCTTCACACCCAATTCCTTCAGTCCATTTGCGACTTGATACGAACGTGTTAATAGCTCCTGGAAGGTCATTTCTTTGCCAAAGAAATGAATCGCTTTGTTGTTAGGAAATTGTTCTGCGGTCAACTTTAAGTAATCTGAGATTCGATAGTCAGGATAATCAAGGTGTGGTTGAATCTCCGTTGGATAAAAATTATTCCATGGATTGTTTGCCATCAGTACCACCTCTTTATTTAAATTTATAAAACTCGATCTATTCATCTCTTTATAGAAACGTGTTTTGATGCAATTGGAATCAGATCAGCTATGATCTGATAACACTCGCTCAAACTGTTTCGTTAATAATGGGACTACTTCAAATAAATCTCCTACAATACCGTAATCTGCAATATCAAATATTGGGGCTTCTGGGTCCTTATTAATCGCCACTATGATTTTTGAGTTCGACATGCCTGCCAAATGCTGTATCGCACCTGAAATACCACATGCGATATATAAATCAGGGGTTACTACTTTCCCTGTTTGGCCAATTTGAAGTGCATAATCACAATATTCTGCGTCACAAGCACCTCTTGAAGCACCCACTGCCGCTCCAATCACCTGTGCTAGTTCCTTTAAAGGTTCAAAGCCTGCTGTGCTTTTCACCCCCCTACCTCCTGCGACAATGATTTTTGCTTCGGATAAGTCAATCCCATCCGTAGTTTTTTGTATGACTTCTTTTACCGTAGTTTTAATCTCATCCAGGTTTATTGTCTTTTGAATTTTTTTTGCAGTTTCATGTTGATCCATTTTAGAGCATGGTATATTGTTTGGCCGTATTGTAGCAAAAATCTTATCATGAGATACCACCCTCCTTTGAAAAGCCTTACCTGCGTAAATCGGTCGGGTAAAAACAATATTTCCTTCACTGATTTCGACATCCGTACAATCTGTAATTAACCCACAGCCTAATCGAGCTGCTACACGAGGAGCAAAATCTTTGCCTATAGCCGTATGTGGTATGAATATGATGTCTGGGTTTTTATCTTCAATGATGGAAGTGAATGCTTGTGTATATCCATCGGTAGTATACGTATCCAATAATTTGTTTTCTACGAATAAAACTTCACTTGCACCATATTCAGTCAGCGAATCTGCTAGAGCTTCAGGTTGGCTGCCGAATAAAACAGCTGTAATCAAACCTCCATCGTTCACTCTTCTTGCTGCTTCTAAAACTTCAAAGGATACGTTTCGTAAACTACCATTTTTGGTTTCTGCGAATACTACAACATGTTTAGCCAACTGCATTCACCTCTTTTTGTAAACATTGGACTAGTTCATTCACTTGATCGTTTAATTCACCTTGCAGCATTCTTCCTGCCTGCCTTTCAGGTGGTAGAGTAATATCTTTAATGTTTGTTTTTGCATGTATTTGTGTGAGATCAATAGAAAGCTCTTCCGCAGTGATATGTTGAATTGGTTTTTTCTTTGCTTTCATGATGCCTGGTAAAGAAGGGTATCTCGGTTCGTTTAAACCTTGCTGTGCTGTAATTAAAAGGGGTAGTTCTGCTTCAATGACTTCAATATCTCCCTCTACATCTCTTTGAACCTCAACTTGAGATCCATTCACTTCTACTTTTATTGCCGCATAAATATGAGGAAGATCTAACTCTTCTGCCAAACGTGCTCCTCCTTGAGCTGCACCATTATCAACTGACATATACCCTCCTAAAATCAAGTCGAACTCCTGTTGTTTTAATACTGCAGCCAAAACTTTAGAAGTAGTGAATTCATCACCAAACAATCTTTCATCATCAATTAATATCGCTTGATCCGCTCCCATAGCCAGAGCTGTTCTTAATGCACTCTCCACACGAGTGGGACCAACTGAGATTGCTGTAACTGAACCTCCAAATTGCTCTTTTAAGCGAATAGCTTCTTCTAAAGCGTATTCATCATAAGGATTGATGATGAATTTCACACCATCTTCACTAATCTGACCCTCTCTAATGATTATTTTATCCTCTGTATCAAAGGTTTGTTTAAGACACACCATGATGTTCATAGTTCAGCCCCTATTCCTAATATTTTTATAGTAGTTATTGACGTATTTATAGTAGAGTTAATTCCACTACTTTTTTTCTCTCATTGTTTTATATTTTATGGCTGAAATATAAGTATCATGCCATTATGGACTAACTTACTGTTTTGGTCATATCGTATTGTGAAGCGTGTTAAATTCATAAGTTGTATTTTAATGGTTTTGCTTTTTGTGGTAGCGCTTTCAACACTAGATATATTTTAGTGTTTTATTTTTTGAATGTCTGTCCGATCCATTATTTTAATTTTAATGGCTCGTAGCCAAGATGGTGGAAAACATTTGCCAGCACCTCATAACCTTTCGAGTTGGGATGCACTTGATCTGAAAACAAATATTGTTCTTCATTTCCAATATAA includes the following:
- a CDS encoding acyl-CoA dehydrogenase family protein, which translates into the protein MKANNRVKGGSFLLSEVDASAVFTPEDCTEEHLMIANLSESFIDQEIDPYDDVLEAQDFTLLVKLVKKAGELGLLGASVPEEYGGTNLDRISSTLISEKMVRSSSYSLTIAAHIGIGTLPIVLFGTKEQKQKYLPHSVSGDQIFAYCLTEPSSGSDALNAKTTAVLSEDATHYILNGTKQFITNAAFADVFIVYAKVDGESFSTFIVEKKFKGVSTGAEEKKMGIKGSSTRQLFLEDVHVPTENVLGEVGKGHVIAFNILNLGRYSLAAGCVGSSKWTIELAVQYGSKRKQFKKTLTEFPLIQKKIADMTIYTYAAESMVFRTGGLMDATRKTLELNAEDHENEVIKGIAEYAIECSMNKVFATECLDFVADEGLQVHGGYGFIQEYKIERIYRDSRINRIFEGTNEINRLLIPNQLLRKALKGELPLIDAAKKLEQELVTYIPSKWDEGVPLLQEKAMLNSTKKIFLMVLGKAIQQFKQQLEEQQEILEIISNLAIQIYAMESVILRTKKAIGKEGIVRAKQKWNITAAFTQESFAKVEHMAKEAFVMMEDGDELKMTLAILKKLVRFNPRNLLPIKRQIAAAIIDSKKYVV
- a CDS encoding acetyl-CoA C-acyltransferase, with the protein product MKEAVIVSAVRTPMGKAHKGSLAQTRAEDLGALVVEEVINRTTGLTKQKIEDVIIGCAMPEGEQGLNMGRIISLRAGLPDHVPALTVNRFCASGLQSIAFAAERIQCGSAEVMVAGGVESMSHVPMSGFKPQPNPYLVDSRPEVYIQMGVTAENVAKKYDINREKQDAFAVRSHQKAASAINEGKFKEEIVPVSVKQSFISESGKQEETSFLLETDEGVRPDTSIEVLSRLKPAFFTKGTVTAGNSSQMNDAASAVVVMSREKAEQLGLKPLAIFRSFAVSGVAPEIMGIGPVEAIPKAIKQAGLTLQDIDLFEINEAFAAQCVAVIEQVGIDIDKVNVNGGGIALGHPLGCTGTKLTTTLLHEARRRKSKFGVVSMCIGGGMGAAGVFEFV
- a CDS encoding 3-hydroxyacyl-CoA dehydrogenase/enoyl-CoA hydratase family protein, translating into MERTIRKAAVLGSGVMGATIAAHLANVGIQTLLLDMAPKGETDPNKMNDIVEASKKNLLKNKPSPLFTKEVLNRIEVGNFDDDLHRIADVDWVIEVIIENLEIKQGFFKKIEQFWNPGTIVSSNTSGISVHAICENNSEQFKKHFLGTHFFNPPRYMKLLEFIPTKHTDPSIVSFMKSFCEKKLGKGVVIAKDTPNFIANRIGTYGLLSSLKQMGKLGLTISEVDELTGPLIGRPKSATFRTLDLVGIDTFVLVSNNMYENVSDLEEKEIFKVPELMEYMVEQGYIGDKAGSGFYQKKRTDKGKVILELDVANKTYIPRSKSNLKSVEAAKNAKGLKNKLKALIESDDKGGKFTWELMKNGWLYAANKVFEISDDIQAVDEAMKWGFNWDLGPFEAWDAVGVVDTVSRMKEEGEKIPAWIESMLASGKTSFYEKQGDKTFYIQIDGGLKEKEVPKEIITLDQIKEKNGVIKSNTGASLFDIGDDIACLQFHSMNNTIGPDVLQMVPISLEEVRKNYRGLVIGHQKGKNFCVGANLMMLLMAAQDEDWFEIEQMIQGFHQMAMGLKYFEKPIVTAPFGMTLGGGVEVCLPSAHVQASAETYMGLVEMGVGLIPAGGGTKEMLVRSTSPVDIDKTIDLQPFVNRVFETIGMAKVSTSASDAKDLGLLKASDRITMNPDHLIYDAKQAALGMSIAGYEPPIQKKVRVVGEPGLAALKMGLYQMKMSGFISEHDELIGTQLANILSGGKVAANSLVSEKYLLELELEAFLSLCGEPKSQERIQHMLLTRKPLRN
- a CDS encoding long-chain-fatty-acid--CoA ligase, whose amino-acid sequence is MANNPWNNFYPTEIQPHLDYPDYRISDYLKLTAEQFPNNKAIHFFGKEMTFQELLTRSYQVANGLKELGVKKGDRVAIMLPNTPQFVYCYFGILFAGGIVVQTNPLYVERELEHHFSDSGAKIIFCLDLVYPRVKAVKEKVGLEHIFTTSIPDGLPPLKKMLYPLVQKIKKGPTVDIDYSKEPIQTLHQFMENAKDTPVEDPCVPEDIAVLQYTGGTTGTPKGVMLTHKNLVANVTQCQAWAYHTERGEETVLAVVPLFHVYGMTICMLFAAAHAAKLVLIPKFDIDVMMKTIKTQRPTFFPGAPTLYQGIINHPKVTETDLSSIKFCISGSAPLPLTTQAKFEELTGGKLVEGYGLSESSPVICGNPVWGKSVNGSIGIPWPDTECKVVNPEGEEVKAGELGEIIGKGPQIMKGYWNKPEETEATLKDGWLYTGDMGYMDDNGYFYVVDRKKDLIIAGGYNIYPRDVEEVLYEHPVVKEVIVLGIPDEYRGETVKAYIVKKEGFTISEEALDQYCRSKLAAYKVPRIYEFRDELPKSIVGKILRRKLKEEEEEKLA
- a CDS encoding electron transfer flavoprotein subunit alpha/FixB family protein; translated protein: MAKHVVVFAETKNGSLRNVSFEVLEAARRVNDGGLITAVLFGSQPEALADSLTEYGASEVLFVENKLLDTYTTDGYTQAFTSIIEDKNPDIIFIPHTAIGKDFAPRVAARLGCGLITDCTDVEISEGNIVFTRPIYAGKAFQRRVVSHDKIFATIRPNNIPCSKMDQHETAKKIQKTINLDEIKTTVKEVIQKTTDGIDLSEAKIIVAGGRGVKSTAGFEPLKELAQVIGAAVGASRGACDAEYCDYALQIGQTGKVVTPDLYIACGISGAIQHLAGMSNSKIIVAINKDPEAPIFDIADYGIVGDLFEVVPLLTKQFERVLSDHS
- a CDS encoding electron transfer flavoprotein subunit beta/FixA family protein, which encodes MNIMVCLKQTFDTEDKIIIREGQISEDGVKFIINPYDEYALEEAIRLKEQFGGSVTAISVGPTRVESALRTALAMGADQAILIDDERLFGDEFTTSKVLAAVLKQQEFDLILGGYMSVDNGAAQGGARLAEELDLPHIYAAIKVEVNGSQVEVQRDVEGDIEVIEAELPLLITAQQGLNEPRYPSLPGIMKAKKKPIQHITAEELSIDLTQIHAKTNIKDITLPPERQAGRMLQGELNDQVNELVQCLQKEVNAVG